In a genomic window of Bacillota bacterium:
- a CDS encoding flagellar biosynthetic protein FliO: MQTETTKMDEEILKAAVRLAISLPLVAALSYLAIKYGLGRRTVGGQKCRHMRVVEQVSLGPKVSLSLVQVGENYFLLAHQDGSTVLVKEMKEIPAELTSEYSGMPINMFSPFINKWKQQGNDNHEK, from the coding sequence ATGCAAACGGAGACAACGAAAATGGATGAGGAAATTTTGAAGGCTGCAGTACGTCTGGCCATCTCGTTACCCCTGGTTGCAGCCCTTTCGTACCTGGCTATTAAATACGGGCTCGGGCGCCGTACAGTGGGGGGGCAGAAATGTCGTCATATGAGAGTTGTGGAACAAGTGTCCCTGGGACCTAAAGTTTCTTTAAGCCTGGTTCAGGTGGGGGAAAACTATTTCTTGCTTGCTCACCAGGACGGTTCTACCGTTTTGGTGAAGGAAATGAAGGAGATCCCAGCGGAACTCACCAGTGAATATTCCGGGATGCCCATTAATATGTTCTCTCCCTTTATCAATAAATGGAAGCAGCAGGGGAATGACAACCATGAAAAATAA
- the flhA gene encoding flagellar biosynthesis protein FlhA translates to MSPPQGNSILSMAKQNIDLLIGGLVLGIVLMIVVPLSPMVLDLLLTVNITIALVVILITMFTTEPLQFSIFPSLLLITTLYRLALNISSTRLILGDAQAGKIINAFGHFVVGGNYIVGIIVFTIITVIQFVVIVSGAGRVAEVGARFTLDAMPGKQMSIDAEFNAGLISEVEARERRRTLQQEADFFGAMDGASKFVKGDAIAGIVIILINIVGGISIGALQYGMTVMEAIHTYTLLTVGDGLVSQIPALLISTAAGILVTRATSGSNFGQEVSTQFTNFPKILFPVAAVILLIGMLPQMPHFIFITLAGTLAFAGHTLIKSKQKEEKQELEFEALEESQQHRQPEEVFSYFQVDPLQIEIGYNLIPLTDENQGGDLLQRLASIRRQCASEMGIYVRPIRICDNLQLGPNQYVFKLRGDDMTYGELLPGQFLAMDPTGQETEINGISTTEPTFGLPAWWITEDERDDLEIRGLTLVDCSTVLVTHLTEFIKQYADELLGRQEVKELVDIVKETNPALVDELMADNLSLGDIQKVLRNLLRERVPIRDLVVILEATADGLRLNRDIDFLTDHVRQHMARTICRQYTNADNVLAVITLHPQLENNIADSIQQTQMGNYPVLEPKLARQIMEKIQEVIERLAAQGINPVVICSPQVRLPFKRLTLRHFPQLPVLSLNEISHGIEIEAMGTVSIDEN, encoded by the coding sequence ATGTCTCCGCCCCAGGGGAATAGCATATTAAGCATGGCTAAACAGAATATCGATCTGCTCATCGGGGGCCTGGTGCTGGGGATAGTTTTAATGATCGTGGTTCCGTTATCACCAATGGTACTGGACCTGCTGCTAACAGTTAACATCACGATTGCCCTGGTTGTTATACTTATTACTATGTTCACCACAGAGCCATTGCAGTTTTCCATATTTCCTTCTTTACTGTTAATTACTACGTTATACCGGCTGGCCCTGAACATATCTTCCACCCGGTTAATACTAGGAGATGCACAGGCAGGGAAAATAATTAACGCCTTCGGCCACTTTGTGGTGGGTGGAAATTATATAGTTGGTATTATAGTATTTACCATTATTACGGTGATTCAATTTGTGGTAATTGTCAGCGGGGCCGGCAGGGTCGCCGAAGTTGGGGCCCGCTTTACACTGGATGCCATGCCCGGTAAACAGATGAGCATTGATGCTGAGTTTAACGCCGGTCTGATCAGTGAAGTTGAGGCACGGGAAAGGCGCCGCACTCTACAGCAAGAGGCAGATTTTTTTGGGGCCATGGACGGTGCCAGTAAATTCGTTAAAGGAGATGCCATTGCCGGAATTGTTATCATTTTAATCAACATAGTGGGTGGCATTAGTATAGGCGCCTTACAGTATGGTATGACGGTAATGGAAGCAATACATACATATACGCTCTTAACTGTTGGAGACGGGTTGGTTAGCCAAATACCGGCCCTTTTGATATCAACGGCGGCAGGAATACTCGTTACCAGGGCTACTTCCGGTTCTAATTTTGGGCAAGAAGTATCAACTCAATTCACAAACTTTCCCAAGATACTCTTTCCGGTGGCAGCTGTGATTCTTTTGATTGGGATGCTTCCACAAATGCCCCACTTCATCTTTATAACTTTGGCGGGGACCCTTGCCTTTGCGGGTCATACTTTAATCAAGAGCAAACAAAAAGAGGAAAAACAAGAGCTGGAATTTGAAGCCCTGGAGGAATCTCAGCAACACAGGCAGCCTGAAGAAGTATTCTCTTATTTCCAGGTGGACCCTTTGCAAATTGAAATAGGATATAATTTAATACCCTTAACTGATGAAAACCAGGGCGGTGACCTGTTACAACGTTTAGCCTCGATACGCAGGCAGTGTGCCTCCGAAATGGGCATTTACGTCCGTCCTATACGAATATGTGATAACCTCCAACTGGGGCCTAATCAATATGTTTTTAAATTGAGGGGAGATGACATGACATACGGAGAGTTGTTGCCCGGACAATTCCTGGCTATGGATCCCACCGGGCAAGAAACTGAAATAAACGGCATTTCCACCACTGAACCTACATTCGGGCTTCCGGCTTGGTGGATAACTGAAGACGAACGGGACGACCTGGAAATTCGCGGCCTTACACTGGTGGACTGCTCCACAGTCCTGGTGACCCACCTGACCGAATTTATTAAACAGTACGCGGATGAACTGCTGGGCCGGCAAGAGGTAAAAGAATTGGTTGACATAGTAAAAGAAACAAACCCTGCCCTGGTTGACGAATTAATGGCGGACAACCTGAGCCTGGGAGATATCCAGAAGGTGCTGCGCAACCTGTTAAGGGAGCGCGTGCCCATAAGGGATCTCGTTGTCATTCTCGAGGCCACTGCAGATGGCTTAAGGTTAAACCGCGATATTGATTTTTTAACTGACCACGTGCGCCAACATATGGCCAGGACTATTTGCCGCCAGTATACAAATGCTGATAATGTACTTGCGGTTATAACCCTGCACCCGCAATTGGAAAACAATATTGCAGATTCTATTCAGCAAACTCAAATGGGCAATTACCCGGTCCTAGAACCAAAACTGGCCAGACAAATAATGGAAAAGATTCAGGAAGTTATAGAAAGGTTAGCGGCACAGGGGATAAACCCGGTGGTAATATGTTCTCCCCAGGTACGCCTGCCTTTTAAACGCCTAACACTCAGGCATTTTCCGCAATTGCCGGTGCTTTCTCTTAACGAGATTAGTCACGGCATAGAAATTGAAGCAATGGGAACGGTGAGTATAGATGAAAATTAA
- a CDS encoding flagellar basal body-associated FliL family protein produces MAKDNADNLEKVKKQPGLLQLVLAGLLVFILGGGLVIGYFNVIGIPGGEKAEKKEEKKEEVPTSTLELGTIIVNLANPGGNRYLKCDVVLEYPENETMTEELGEKEHEITDVVITTLRSKTVQQIQPLDKVAPLKNEIIHAINTRLTKGKISRLFFTEFIIQ; encoded by the coding sequence ATGGCTAAAGATAATGCTGATAATTTAGAAAAGGTTAAGAAACAGCCTGGTTTGCTGCAACTAGTACTGGCCGGCCTCCTTGTCTTCATACTTGGAGGCGGGCTGGTTATCGGTTATTTTAATGTAATAGGTATTCCGGGGGGAGAGAAGGCGGAGAAAAAAGAAGAAAAGAAGGAAGAAGTACCAACTTCCACCCTTGAGCTGGGAACGATTATCGTAAACCTGGCTAACCCCGGGGGCAACCGCTATTTAAAATGCGATGTAGTACTGGAATACCCTGAAAATGAGACCATGACAGAGGAACTGGGTGAGAAAGAACACGAAATCACAGATGTGGTCATAACTACTTTGCGCAGCAAAACGGTGCAACAAATACAACCGCTGGATAAAGTAGCACCATTAAAAAATGAAATTATACATGCTATAAACACGCGCTTAACCAAAGGAAAGATCTCGCGCCTCTTCTTTACAGAATTTATCATTCAATAA
- the flhB gene encoding flagellar biosynthesis protein FlhB, which produces MADQNQAQEKTEHPTPRKLQQARKKGQVAKSRDLAAAVILVAMIILAYVSFKSSAQTFQAYLTSYFRSAFDYQLSPEHMIQALKSFGLDTAILTTPVFIVAVVMAILANIVQVGFLFAPEVIKPKAEKINPVQGLKRIFSLKSLVELLKSVLKVVITATVVYLVIRSKIPDLLLMFFRSPTDIFTTLTDILLAVATAATIAFFILSVFDLMFQRFEHTKNLKMTKQEVKDEMKQSEGDPHLKSWLKRRQREIAMNQIREEVPEATVVVTNPQHFAVALQYLEEKMPAPMVTAKGAGYLAQKIKEIAAEHEVPVIRQPELARALYHQTEPGQEIPAELYQAVAEIIATVYKLDKNY; this is translated from the coding sequence ATGGCAGACCAAAATCAGGCCCAGGAAAAGACAGAACACCCAACACCACGCAAGCTGCAGCAGGCCCGTAAAAAAGGCCAGGTGGCCAAAAGCCGGGATCTTGCCGCAGCCGTCATACTGGTGGCCATGATTATTCTGGCCTATGTCTCCTTCAAAAGTTCAGCACAGACGTTTCAGGCCTACCTCACCAGTTATTTCAGGTCGGCTTTTGATTATCAATTATCTCCTGAACATATGATTCAGGCCCTAAAAAGTTTTGGTCTGGATACGGCAATACTCACGACACCGGTATTTATCGTGGCTGTCGTCATGGCCATTTTGGCTAACATAGTTCAAGTGGGTTTTCTATTTGCCCCGGAGGTTATCAAACCTAAGGCAGAAAAGATTAATCCTGTTCAGGGCTTAAAGCGCATTTTCAGCTTAAAGAGCCTGGTGGAACTTTTAAAGAGCGTTTTGAAAGTAGTCATTACCGCAACCGTAGTATACCTGGTGATAAGATCAAAAATACCGGATCTTTTACTGATGTTTTTCCGAAGTCCTACCGATATTTTTACCACTTTAACGGACATCTTGCTTGCTGTCGCAACCGCGGCCACTATCGCCTTTTTTATATTATCTGTGTTTGACCTGATGTTTCAAAGATTCGAACATACTAAAAACCTTAAAATGACCAAGCAAGAAGTCAAAGACGAAATGAAACAATCCGAGGGTGATCCGCATCTTAAGTCATGGCTCAAACGCCGCCAAAGGGAAATTGCCATGAACCAAATCCGTGAGGAAGTTCCAGAAGCCACGGTGGTAGTGACAAACCCTCAACACTTCGCTGTCGCTCTACAATACCTGGAGGAAAAAATGCCGGCACCGATGGTTACAGCCAAAGGGGCAGGATACCTGGCCCAAAAAATAAAAGAGATTGCTGCTGAGCATGAAGTTCCGGTGATCAGACAGCCGGAATTGGCCCGCGCGCTTTACCATCAAACGGAACCCGGCCAAGAGATTCCGGCCGAACTATACCAGGCGGTGGCAGAGATTATTGCAACGGTATATAAATTGGATAAAAATTACTAA
- a CDS encoding flagellar hook-basal body protein, translated as MIRSMYSGISGMVNHQTRMDVVSNNIANVNTTGFKAGRASFKDALYMAVDASGEEKGSFQVGTGIGVSGISNDFSQGDLEPTGRTFDLAISGRGFFGVVGDDESGDGQVKYTRDGTFSLDSEGFLVNSMGMRVVGVDNEDGIEIDTEYQDDIQIDENGTIFQFERDDDGNITSDPEEMGQVALFDFQNASGLTKAGNNLFLENNTTGERFTTEDDSDRFGTINSGYIEMANINLAKELTNLITTHRGYQANTKVFSTADDVLREIIELKR; from the coding sequence ATGATTCGTTCTATGTACTCAGGCATATCGGGTATGGTTAATCACCAAACCCGAATGGATGTGGTTAGTAACAATATTGCCAATGTTAACACCACCGGCTTTAAGGCCGGACGGGCCAGTTTTAAGGATGCCCTATACATGGCTGTTGATGCTTCCGGAGAGGAAAAAGGCTCATTCCAGGTTGGAACGGGTATCGGAGTCTCCGGAATCTCCAATGACTTTTCCCAGGGAGACCTGGAGCCCACCGGCAGAACATTTGATTTGGCCATCTCCGGCCGGGGCTTCTTTGGTGTCGTAGGGGATGATGAATCCGGCGATGGGCAAGTAAAATACACCAGGGATGGAACCTTTTCGTTGGACAGTGAAGGTTTTCTGGTAAATTCCATGGGCATGAGAGTAGTTGGAGTAGACAACGAAGATGGGATTGAAATCGATACTGAATATCAGGATGATATTCAGATCGACGAAAATGGGACCATTTTCCAGTTCGAGCGAGATGACGACGGAAATATAACTTCAGATCCCGAAGAAATGGGCCAAGTGGCACTGTTCGACTTTCAGAACGCATCAGGCTTAACTAAGGCTGGCAACAACCTTTTTTTAGAGAACAACACAACGGGTGAGAGATTCACAACCGAAGACGATTCCGACCGCTTTGGTACCATAAATTCCGGTTATATAGAAATGGCCAATATTAATCTGGCTAAGGAATTAACTAACCTTATTACCACTCACCGTGGCTACCAGGCCAACACCAAGGTTTTTTCCACGGCAGATGACGTGTTACGTGAGATTATTGAACTTAAACGCTAG
- the fliQ gene encoding flagellar biosynthesis protein FliQ, which produces MTDTFIIDIIREALFTVIILALPTLAVALLVGLTVGLLQATTQVQEQSLAFVPKIIAVLVSLAVTAPWLIRVITEFATKIFSRLPDVLG; this is translated from the coding sequence ATGACTGATACCTTTATTATTGATATTATACGTGAAGCTCTGTTTACAGTAATAATTCTGGCGTTGCCTACTCTGGCTGTAGCCCTGCTGGTGGGATTGACCGTCGGCTTGCTACAGGCTACCACCCAGGTGCAGGAGCAATCACTGGCCTTTGTTCCAAAAATAATCGCTGTTCTGGTCAGCCTGGCAGTTACGGCCCCGTGGCTAATCAGGGTTATAACTGAATTTGCAACCAAAATTTTCAGCAGGCTTCCCGACGTGCTGGGTTGA
- the fliR gene encoding flagellar type III secretion system protein FliR has protein sequence MIPSFDLLILFLLILVRISAFLVAAPFFSLKNFPTKAKVGLALGITVVLVPLVPAPETQFSSIVHFALAISKEVMVGLAMGFICTLIFSALSVGGQLIDIKIGFFASQMFDPMTGAQVTIISRFFFLLGIAFLLATNTHHDLIAILAKSFEAVPVTQATAARELGLLFIRAFADMMVLALKIAAPIMAVTLAIDVSLGLVGRTAPQMNIFMLGFPLKIVVGIFTLSILVPVMGSIFSGIFDLMEQDLLLLLKGLT, from the coding sequence ATGATCCCCAGCTTTGACTTATTAATACTGTTTTTGCTTATTTTAGTTAGAATTTCCGCCTTTTTGGTTGCCGCCCCCTTTTTCTCTTTAAAGAACTTTCCCACTAAGGCCAAGGTGGGACTTGCTCTGGGGATCACGGTTGTTCTCGTTCCACTGGTACCCGCACCGGAAACTCAGTTTTCAAGTATAGTCCATTTCGCCCTAGCCATTTCCAAGGAAGTAATGGTGGGCCTGGCCATGGGATTCATATGTACTTTAATATTCTCTGCATTATCTGTTGGCGGACAGTTAATCGACATAAAAATAGGTTTTTTTGCCAGCCAAATGTTTGACCCAATGACAGGAGCTCAAGTGACAATTATATCGCGGTTCTTTTTCCTGTTAGGAATAGCATTTCTTTTAGCGACTAACACGCACCATGACCTTATTGCCATTCTTGCTAAAAGTTTTGAAGCCGTACCGGTGACTCAGGCTACCGCCGCAAGAGAGCTTGGACTACTATTTATCAGGGCTTTTGCAGATATGATGGTACTGGCACTAAAAATTGCAGCTCCTATTATGGCGGTTACACTTGCCATCGACGTTTCTTTGGGGTTGGTGGGACGCACTGCTCCACAAATGAACATTTTTATGCTTGGGTTCCCTTTAAAAATAGTGGTGGGTATCTTTACTCTAAGCATACTGGTTCCGGTAATGGGATCTATTTTTAGCGGTATATTTGATTTAATGGAACAAGATTTACTGCTTTTACTGAAAGGACTGACCTGA
- the fliP gene encoding flagellar type III secretion system pore protein FliP (The bacterial flagellar biogenesis protein FliP forms a type III secretion system (T3SS)-type pore required for flagellar assembly.), giving the protein MKNNRVLFFVILTAITIFMAVQPAHAQPLPGIDLQIQPTDEPQQVVDSVKLLVLLSLLSLVPAFILMMTSFTRIIIVLSLLRSALGINQTPPNQVLIGLALFLTFFIMSPVYEQVNEQAIQPYLANELAQEEAWERATAPVREFMFNQTREKDLQLFVDISDTPNPEYEEDIPLSVLMPSFVISELKTAFQMGFLIYVPFLVIDMVVASTLMSMGMFMLPPVIISLPFKILLFVMVDGWHLIIKSLVESFG; this is encoded by the coding sequence ATGAAAAATAACCGGGTACTTTTCTTTGTTATCTTAACTGCGATAACCATTTTTATGGCTGTACAGCCGGCACATGCCCAACCTTTACCGGGCATAGACCTACAAATTCAGCCTACGGACGAGCCGCAGCAGGTGGTGGACAGTGTAAAACTGCTGGTGCTCCTTTCGCTGCTCTCACTGGTTCCTGCTTTTATTTTGATGATGACAAGCTTCACCCGGATTATTATTGTACTTTCTCTTTTGCGTTCTGCGCTGGGAATCAACCAGACTCCGCCCAATCAAGTACTGATCGGACTGGCTTTATTTCTCACTTTTTTTATCATGTCTCCGGTTTACGAACAGGTCAATGAACAGGCTATACAACCATACCTGGCCAATGAGTTAGCACAGGAAGAGGCATGGGAACGGGCCACGGCTCCGGTGAGGGAATTTATGTTCAACCAAACCAGGGAAAAAGATTTACAGCTGTTTGTAGACATTTCTGATACACCCAACCCGGAGTACGAAGAAGATATACCACTGTCAGTGCTTATGCCGTCCTTTGTAATCAGTGAATTAAAAACGGCATTTCAGATGGGATTTTTGATTTATGTTCCGTTTCTGGTTATAGACATGGTAGTGGCCAGCACATTGATGTCCATGGGTATGTTTATGCTTCCGCCGGTGATAATTTCTCTACCGTTTAAAATACTTCTATTTGTGATGGTGGACGGGTGGCACCTGATAATAAAATCTCTAGTGGAAAGTTTTGGCTAA
- a CDS encoding flagellar motor switch protein FliN, with protein MMNEQEIKEFFKGMDDRELVVNKVKFPQLEPADPNASRMKIGINYLDGVPVTIRAELGSTIIRVRDLLNLEEGSVLTLDRPAGESVDLYLNQQSFGHGEVVILGNNLGLRIHSISAPNANGDNENG; from the coding sequence ATGATGAATGAACAGGAAATTAAAGAGTTTTTTAAAGGTATGGATGATAGAGAACTGGTTGTAAACAAGGTCAAATTTCCCCAACTGGAACCTGCTGATCCCAACGCCAGCCGGATGAAAATCGGCATAAACTATCTGGATGGAGTGCCGGTTACGATCAGAGCAGAGTTGGGTTCGACCATCATCAGAGTGCGCGACCTCCTAAATTTGGAAGAAGGCTCTGTGCTCACACTGGACAGGCCGGCGGGAGAATCTGTGGACCTATACCTTAACCAACAAAGTTTCGGACACGGCGAAGTGGTAATCCTGGGTAACAATCTGGGCTTACGCATACATTCAATTTCTGCACCCAATGCAAACGGAGACAACGAAAATGGATGA
- a CDS encoding flagellar hook-basal body complex protein — protein MIRSLYSGVSGMKNHQIRMDVIGNNIANVNTPGYKTGRANFQDTLYQTIKSGGTSTNPAQAGLGIGLAGISSNMDQGSLQPTGRTLDLAISGNGFFKVKDEADQEFYTRVGVFNIASDGSLVNSNGYTVAGQTWETAKTQSTEGMITENHSNVEPKSIPMFINLTAQLDTDIISPNPGGAGLGPLTDVNNDGASYNVHLCVNNDGTVQVSKDGGTTWSDIDATGNDITIDLNGDTVTLSGWGETGGKPITDDIGAHIQFDILDNDGDDSNGSVTTEVQNLRYASNFGTLNASAATNSFTGLEEGDSFDVQVIKQTNGVVYTSVDSGTTWLKLENGNGTVELAPGKSFDLDTSTIEKGDAFNFTIQPRDQLVIQGTTADGEDGQKKSISIVPASLSVEAGTFNIDGSNQIDTDLGLTDGDEIVFTYTSAQGESKEHTITIDTTATSTIDELKNYIDSQTGGDIVMDYDTDNSGDETIYFRPLEYKEGHTLTVEVTNSSGATKTGTFGGKIASQGTDSASFSGDTLATIIEKVNELSDETGVMASEEDGKIKLATVDKSAEATMSIGGNAATLLGIQTTGNFTSSRQVFNQELMLDLPAGASLGNINILPDGTVTGIDSNGNDILWDNGGDRARITLFNFDNQNGLEKTAQNLYKQSPSSGGASEPGKPGTPGYGTVQSGYIEMSNVDLTEQFTDMITTQRGYQAGSRMITVSDSMLEELINLKR, from the coding sequence ATGATCCGATCTCTTTATTCCGGTGTTTCGGGAATGAAGAACCACCAAATCCGAATGGACGTGATTGGCAACAACATTGCCAACGTCAACACACCTGGTTACAAGACAGGTCGTGCCAATTTTCAAGATACTCTTTACCAAACCATTAAGAGCGGTGGCACATCAACAAACCCAGCCCAGGCCGGTTTAGGCATCGGACTGGCCGGAATTAGCAGTAACATGGACCAAGGTTCGCTGCAACCCACCGGAAGAACACTTGATCTGGCTATCAGCGGGAACGGTTTTTTCAAAGTTAAAGACGAAGCAGATCAAGAATTTTATACCCGGGTAGGAGTATTTAACATTGCTTCCGACGGGTCATTGGTAAACTCAAATGGATATACAGTAGCGGGACAAACATGGGAGACAGCAAAAACACAGTCCACTGAAGGAATGATTACGGAAAACCATAGTAACGTTGAGCCAAAGTCTATACCTATGTTTATTAACCTCACAGCTCAACTTGATACTGATATTATTAGTCCTAACCCCGGTGGTGCGGGTTTAGGCCCTTTAACTGATGTTAATAACGATGGCGCAAGCTATAATGTTCATTTATGTGTCAATAATGACGGTACAGTTCAGGTAAGTAAAGACGGGGGAACGACATGGAGCGATATTGATGCCACTGGAAATGATATAACGATCGATTTAAACGGTGATACTGTAACACTCTCTGGATGGGGAGAGACCGGCGGGAAACCAATTACTGATGACATCGGAGCTCACATTCAGTTTGATATTTTGGACAATGACGGTGACGATTCAAACGGTTCTGTAACCACCGAAGTACAGAATTTAAGATATGCTAGCAACTTCGGCACACTCAATGCCTCAGCCGCAACAAATAGTTTTACCGGCCTGGAAGAAGGAGACTCTTTTGATGTCCAGGTAATTAAACAAACAAACGGAGTAGTTTACACTAGTGTAGACAGTGGTACAACGTGGCTAAAACTTGAAAACGGAAATGGGACGGTCGAACTGGCACCGGGCAAAAGCTTTGACCTGGATACTTCCACCATAGAAAAAGGAGATGCTTTCAACTTTACCATACAGCCACGTGACCAGCTGGTTATACAGGGGACTACAGCTGACGGGGAAGACGGCCAGAAAAAAAGCATCAGCATAGTTCCAGCCAGCCTTTCTGTTGAGGCGGGCACATTTAATATCGACGGCTCAAATCAAATAGATACTGATTTGGGATTGACTGACGGCGACGAAATTGTTTTTACTTATACCAGCGCTCAGGGTGAAAGTAAAGAACATACAATAACAATCGACACAACTGCAACTTCTACAATTGATGAACTAAAGAATTATATTGATAGTCAAACCGGTGGAGATATAGTAATGGATTATGATACCGATAATAGTGGTGATGAAACAATATATTTCCGGCCATTGGAATACAAAGAGGGACATACCCTGACTGTAGAAGTTACAAACTCCTCCGGTGCCACAAAAACCGGCACATTCGGGGGTAAAATAGCTTCTCAAGGAACAGATTCAGCATCATTCTCGGGAGACACATTAGCCACTATTATCGAAAAGGTTAATGAGTTATCCGATGAAACCGGTGTTATGGCCAGTGAGGAGGACGGTAAGATAAAGCTTGCCACCGTGGATAAATCAGCCGAAGCCACCATGTCCATAGGCGGAAATGCTGCTACTTTGTTAGGGATACAGACCACGGGCAACTTTACATCTTCCAGACAGGTTTTCAACCAAGAATTAATGCTCGATCTGCCTGCTGGCGCATCTCTTGGCAATATAAATATCCTTCCGGACGGGACAGTAACCGGGATAGATAGTAACGGAAATGACATCTTGTGGGACAATGGCGGGGATAGAGCTAGAATTACACTGTTTAATTTTGATAACCAAAACGGATTAGAAAAAACAGCTCAAAACTTATACAAACAAAGTCCAAGCAGTGGTGGGGCGTCAGAGCCAGGTAAGCCCGGCACTCCCGGTTACGGCACCGTCCAATCCGGCTACATCGAAATGTCCAACGTAGACTTAACTGAACAGTTTACCGACATGATTACTACCCAGCGCGGTTACCAGGCCGGGTCCAGGATGATTACGGTATCCGACAGCATGCTGGAAGAACTGATTAACCTTAAACGATAA